In the genome of Bacteriovorax sp. Seq25_V, one region contains:
- the secE gene encoding preprotein translocase subunit SecE translates to MSLIKSEDSKKWINSFLAIVSGICGLVVIRFLEQMGEWFDLEAKVPNFPITIQVVGIAVAVVIFVSVIKNKSASEHLDRVYSELVKVMWPKKDDVLKTTIGLVIALSIISGIFVLVDLGFRKLLDTIL, encoded by the coding sequence ATGTCTCTCATAAAAAGTGAAGACAGTAAAAAATGGATTAATTCATTTTTAGCTATCGTAAGTGGAATTTGCGGGTTAGTAGTTATTCGTTTTCTTGAACAAATGGGTGAATGGTTTGACCTGGAAGCGAAAGTGCCAAACTTTCCGATTACAATTCAAGTAGTTGGTATTGCAGTAGCAGTAGTTATTTTTGTTTCTGTAATTAAAAATAAGTCGGCTTCAGAGCACCTCGATAGGGTTTACTCTGAACTTGTAAAAGTTATGTGGCCGAAAAAAGATGACGTACTAAAAACGACAATAGGATTGGTAATAGCTTTAAGTATTATAAGTGGAATTTTCGTACTTGTAGACTTAGGGTTTAGAAAATTACTAGATACAATTCTTTAA